A window of Macrotis lagotis isolate mMagLag1 chromosome X, bilby.v1.9.chrom.fasta, whole genome shotgun sequence contains these coding sequences:
- the LOC141497124 gene encoding uncharacterized protein LOC141497124 isoform X2 produces MSGPGGAAAPGRGPVTFRDVAVDFTWEEWGRLAAPQKELYREVMLDNYRHLVCLGLAAPQLGVRGPLDQGDAPRGPEREDSGSGRGGWKNRLDPEESTPDLETWKCKVRLERQEHNEKKHSRPDLRKHNPIISKKIFSKSNECEKLISYNSDLTKCQKVHIVKKPYECNECGKDFQWSSHQRIHTNEKSYENNKYEKTFYSSRRLIECQRIHSREKVCECHICGKTFCQFTELTQHQTVHRGENPFECVECGKIFSWSSQLIVHQRIHAGEKLYECNDCGKSFHWCSRLIQHQRIHSGEKPFECNECGKAFRQRIQLTVHQRIHTGEKPYECKECGKAFHRSTGLAQHQKIHTGEKPYECNECGKTFCRSSQLNQHHRIHTGEKLYKCSECGKAFCRRSQLTQHQIIHTGEKPYECSECGKAFHQTSQLIRHKVIHTGEKPFECSQCGKAFHRSTGLTQHQRIHTGWKPFECNECGKAFHRSTGLIQHQRIHTGEKPYECKVCGKTFRRSSQLTQHKVIHTGEKPYECNECGQAFCWSSQLTRHQKVHIGEKPEYSLCKNEKPLTQHHKICSGEKPYKVKSL; encoded by the exons ATGAGCGGGCCCGGGGGGGCCGCGGCGCCCGGACGG GGCCCCGTGACCTTCCGGGACGTGGCCGTGGACTTCACCTGGGAGGAGTGGGGGCGCCTGGCCGCCCCCCAGAAGGAGCTGTACCGGGAGGTGATGCTGGACAACTACCGCCACCTGGTCTGCCTGG GACTGGCCGCACCCCAGCTGGGTGTCCGTGGCCCGCTGGACCAAGGGGACGCACCTCGGGGGCCAGAGAGAGAAGACTCGGGAAGTGGACGTGGAG gTTGGAAGAATAGGTTGGATCCAGAGGAATCAACTCCAGACCTGGAAACCTGGAAATGTAAAGTCAGATTAGAGAGGCAGGAACACAATGAAAAAAAACATTCTAGGCCAGACCTAAGAAAACATAATCCCATCATATCAAAGAAGATATTTTCTAAATCTAATGAATGTGAGAAACTCATCAGTTATAATTCAGATCTTACAAAGTGTCAGAAAGTTCACATTGTgaaaaaaccttatgaatgtaatgaatgtggcaaGGACTTCCAATGGAGTTCTCATCAGCGAATACATACTAATGAGAAATcctatgaaaataataaatatgagaaGACCTTCTACTCAAGCAGAAGGCTTATTGAATGTCAGAGAATTCATAGTAGAGAGAAAGTTTGTGAATGTCACATATGTGGAAAAACTTTCTGCCAGTTCACAGAACTTACTCAACACCAAACAGTTCACAGAGGAGAGAATCCATTTGAATGTGTTGAATGTGGGAAGATCTTCAGCTGGAGTTCACAGCTTattgtacatcagagaattcatgcTGGAGAGAAACTCTATGAATGTAATGACTGTGGAAAGTCCTTCCATTGGTGTTCACGGCTTATTCAACATCAGAGAATACAcagtggagagaaaccttttgaatgcaatgaatgtgggaaggctttTCGCCAAAGGATACAActtactgtacatcagagaattcatacaggagagaaaccttatgaatgtaaagaATGTGGAAAGGCCTTCCACCGAAGCACAGGACTTGCAcaacatcagaaaattcatactggagagaaaccttatgaatgcaatgaatgtgggaagaCTTTTTGCCGGAGCTCACAACTTAATCAACATCacagaattcatactggagagaaactttataaatgtagtgaatgtgggaaggccttctgCCGTAGATCACAACTTACACAACATCAGataattcatactggagagaaaccatatgaatgtAGTGAGTGTGGGAAAGCTTTCCATCAGACTTCACAACTTATTCGACATAAAGTAATTcatacaggagagaaaccttttgaatgtagtcaatgtgggaaggccttccaCAGAAGCACAGGACTTACacaacatcaaagaattcatactggatggaaaccttttgaatgtaatgaatgtgggaaagccttccaCAGAAGCACTGGACTAAtacaacatcagagaattcacactggagagaaaccttatgaatgtaaggtTTGTGGGAAAACCTTTCGCAGGAGCTCACAACTTACTCAACACAAGgtaattcatactggagagaaaccttatgaatgtaatgaatgtgggcaGGCCTTTTGCTGGAGCTCACAGCTTACTCGACATCAAAAAGTTCATATTGGAGAGAAACCTGAGTATAGCTTGTGTAAGAATGAGAAACCACTTACTCAACATCATAAAATATGttctggagagaagccttataaaGTTAAGTCCTTATGA
- the LOC141497124 gene encoding uncharacterized protein LOC141497124 isoform X1: protein MSGPGGAAAPGRGPVTFRDVAVDFTWEEWGRLAAPQKELYREVMLDNYRHLVCLGLAAPQLGVRGPLDQGDAPRGPEREDSGSGRGEFLLSSGPCIRNACWKNRLDPEESTPDLETWKCKVRLERQEHNEKKHSRPDLRKHNPIISKKIFSKSNECEKLISYNSDLTKCQKVHIVKKPYECNECGKDFQWSSHQRIHTNEKSYENNKYEKTFYSSRRLIECQRIHSREKVCECHICGKTFCQFTELTQHQTVHRGENPFECVECGKIFSWSSQLIVHQRIHAGEKLYECNDCGKSFHWCSRLIQHQRIHSGEKPFECNECGKAFRQRIQLTVHQRIHTGEKPYECKECGKAFHRSTGLAQHQKIHTGEKPYECNECGKTFCRSSQLNQHHRIHTGEKLYKCSECGKAFCRRSQLTQHQIIHTGEKPYECSECGKAFHQTSQLIRHKVIHTGEKPFECSQCGKAFHRSTGLTQHQRIHTGWKPFECNECGKAFHRSTGLIQHQRIHTGEKPYECKVCGKTFRRSSQLTQHKVIHTGEKPYECNECGQAFCWSSQLTRHQKVHIGEKPEYSLCKNEKPLTQHHKICSGEKPYKVKSL from the exons ATGAGCGGGCCCGGGGGGGCCGCGGCGCCCGGACGG GGCCCCGTGACCTTCCGGGACGTGGCCGTGGACTTCACCTGGGAGGAGTGGGGGCGCCTGGCCGCCCCCCAGAAGGAGCTGTACCGGGAGGTGATGCTGGACAACTACCGCCACCTGGTCTGCCTGG GACTGGCCGCACCCCAGCTGGGTGTCCGTGGCCCGCTGGACCAAGGGGACGCACCTCGGGGGCCAGAGAGAGAAGACTCGGGAAGTGGACGTGGAG AGTTCCTACTCAGCTCTGGGCCCTGCATCAGAAATGCTT gTTGGAAGAATAGGTTGGATCCAGAGGAATCAACTCCAGACCTGGAAACCTGGAAATGTAAAGTCAGATTAGAGAGGCAGGAACACAATGAAAAAAAACATTCTAGGCCAGACCTAAGAAAACATAATCCCATCATATCAAAGAAGATATTTTCTAAATCTAATGAATGTGAGAAACTCATCAGTTATAATTCAGATCTTACAAAGTGTCAGAAAGTTCACATTGTgaaaaaaccttatgaatgtaatgaatgtggcaaGGACTTCCAATGGAGTTCTCATCAGCGAATACATACTAATGAGAAATcctatgaaaataataaatatgagaaGACCTTCTACTCAAGCAGAAGGCTTATTGAATGTCAGAGAATTCATAGTAGAGAGAAAGTTTGTGAATGTCACATATGTGGAAAAACTTTCTGCCAGTTCACAGAACTTACTCAACACCAAACAGTTCACAGAGGAGAGAATCCATTTGAATGTGTTGAATGTGGGAAGATCTTCAGCTGGAGTTCACAGCTTattgtacatcagagaattcatgcTGGAGAGAAACTCTATGAATGTAATGACTGTGGAAAGTCCTTCCATTGGTGTTCACGGCTTATTCAACATCAGAGAATACAcagtggagagaaaccttttgaatgcaatgaatgtgggaaggctttTCGCCAAAGGATACAActtactgtacatcagagaattcatacaggagagaaaccttatgaatgtaaagaATGTGGAAAGGCCTTCCACCGAAGCACAGGACTTGCAcaacatcagaaaattcatactggagagaaaccttatgaatgcaatgaatgtgggaagaCTTTTTGCCGGAGCTCACAACTTAATCAACATCacagaattcatactggagagaaactttataaatgtagtgaatgtgggaaggccttctgCCGTAGATCACAACTTACACAACATCAGataattcatactggagagaaaccatatgaatgtAGTGAGTGTGGGAAAGCTTTCCATCAGACTTCACAACTTATTCGACATAAAGTAATTcatacaggagagaaaccttttgaatgtagtcaatgtgggaaggccttccaCAGAAGCACAGGACTTACacaacatcaaagaattcatactggatggaaaccttttgaatgtaatgaatgtgggaaagccttccaCAGAAGCACTGGACTAAtacaacatcagagaattcacactggagagaaaccttatgaatgtaaggtTTGTGGGAAAACCTTTCGCAGGAGCTCACAACTTACTCAACACAAGgtaattcatactggagagaaaccttatgaatgtaatgaatgtgggcaGGCCTTTTGCTGGAGCTCACAGCTTACTCGACATCAAAAAGTTCATATTGGAGAGAAACCTGAGTATAGCTTGTGTAAGAATGAGAAACCACTTACTCAACATCATAAAATATGttctggagagaagccttataaaGTTAAGTCCTTATGA